A window of Agrobacterium tumefaciens contains these coding sequences:
- a CDS encoding LysR family transcriptional regulator, with the protein MSINCEILDLRAFQAVVELESFHRAADALHISQPALTRRIQKLEQAIGAPLLERTTRHVAPTAMGQEVMPLVRRMLEEFDGSLFAMKDGAQRRGLITMACVPTAAFYFLPTVIKTFSQQYPHIRLRIRDLTANEGLQAVARGEVEFGINLMGNSDPELSFEPLIDDPFVLAMRKDHPLAAFETIEWSQLEPHPLVVVDRSSGNRTLLDGALARHNLKLNWFYEVTHLNTSLGLVEAGLGISVLPRLATPQDDHPFLITRPIVNPVVSRTIGIVQRRSGALSPAAEKFVTMLLETWKTQ; encoded by the coding sequence ATGAGCATTAATTGCGAAATTCTCGATTTACGGGCTTTTCAAGCGGTGGTTGAGCTCGAAAGCTTTCACCGGGCGGCCGACGCCTTGCATATTTCGCAGCCGGCGCTGACGCGCCGCATTCAAAAACTTGAGCAGGCAATCGGGGCACCGCTTCTGGAACGTACGACCCGACATGTAGCCCCCACTGCCATGGGACAGGAAGTCATGCCGCTCGTTCGGCGTATGCTCGAGGAATTTGACGGATCGCTTTTTGCGATGAAGGATGGTGCGCAACGGCGCGGCCTTATCACCATGGCCTGCGTTCCTACGGCCGCCTTCTATTTTTTGCCAACGGTTATCAAGACGTTCAGCCAGCAATATCCGCATATCAGGCTGCGGATCAGAGACTTGACGGCGAATGAGGGCCTTCAGGCGGTCGCAAGAGGCGAGGTGGAATTTGGCATCAACCTGATGGGCAACTCCGACCCGGAGCTATCATTCGAACCGCTGATCGATGATCCTTTCGTCCTTGCGATGCGGAAAGATCATCCGTTGGCGGCTTTTGAGACCATTGAGTGGAGCCAACTCGAGCCTCACCCGCTGGTCGTCGTCGACCGCTCCAGCGGCAACAGGACGCTGCTCGACGGAGCCCTTGCGAGACACAATCTAAAGCTGAACTGGTTCTACGAAGTCACGCACCTGAACACGTCGCTCGGGCTCGTCGAAGCCGGGCTCGGGATTTCGGTCCTGCCGCGACTGGCAACGCCACAGGACGATCACCCTTTTTTGATCACGCGACCGATCGTCAACCCAGTAGTCTCGCGCACGATCGGTATCGTCCAAAGACGAAGCGGTGCCCTTTCGCCCGCCGCCGAAAAATTCGTAACGATGCTGCTGGAAACCTGGAAAACGCAGTGA
- a CDS encoding response regulator yields MRVLIVEDETEFANALRVALERERFVVDQADCISMAQEAAMSGSYDLVLLDRTLPDGDGLSLLPVLRETHPGLPVIVLSARGEVTDRIAGLDNGADDYLIKPFDVDEMFARIRAVRRRPADLASEEIHVGALVFDVTNDEASVGGVRLDLTRRELRVLASLVRRRGRTVLREALEQAVFGFDDEVQSNTLDSHISRLRRKLAEANAGIEIHAIKGVGYLLKDLT; encoded by the coding sequence TTGAGAGTATTAATTGTCGAAGACGAAACAGAATTCGCAAATGCCTTGCGGGTTGCGCTTGAGCGAGAGCGCTTCGTTGTCGATCAGGCGGACTGCATCTCGATGGCGCAGGAGGCAGCCATGTCCGGATCCTATGATCTTGTCTTGCTTGATCGTACTCTCCCGGACGGGGATGGGTTGTCGCTCCTGCCAGTACTGCGGGAAACCCACCCCGGCCTTCCGGTGATCGTGTTAAGCGCACGCGGCGAGGTGACAGACCGCATTGCCGGCCTCGACAACGGCGCTGATGATTATCTTATCAAGCCGTTCGATGTAGACGAGATGTTTGCCCGCATTCGCGCGGTTCGAAGGCGTCCCGCGGATCTTGCGAGCGAGGAAATCCATGTCGGAGCGCTTGTTTTCGACGTCACGAACGATGAGGCCAGCGTCGGGGGTGTGAGGCTGGATCTTACCCGCCGGGAGTTGCGCGTTTTAGCTTCGCTCGTAAGACGTCGTGGTAGAACGGTATTGAGAGAGGCCTTGGAACAGGCCGTTTTCGGTTTCGACGACGAGGTGCAGTCGAATACGCTGGACTCCCACATCTCCCGTCTCCGCCGCAAGCTCGCTGAAGCGAACGCGGGGATCGAAATCCATGCGATCAAGGGTGTCGGCTACCTGTTGAAGGATCTGACATGA
- a CDS encoding sensor histidine kinase, translating into MKRGQPSLKRPLIVKPLIFQLATLLIACTFFMALALRMDSGGLYTDEAITPVIARAIVRDQGGGLSIRETAELAELRDKSPDLWFVAEDDVGGNVTFGDIPSQYSSLLGQLKDLSYAHLRDRNPPYRLSAVIRREIAPAGTLTILGHGKLTGVSLIVLLASNVIVIPIFLALALISLYVTPWIVRQALAGVSRIAREAEQIDANRRGRRLSEEHVPSEIAPLVRAVNDALRRLDEGYERQRRFIASAAHELRTPIAILRLKIDTATEPATRKLSADVARLSNLAEQMLDIQRLDAERADERVDLGDLARRVAADLAPLFIASVRTIEVQIEGASVLRGDAGAIERVMTNLVQNAIEHGGHHVILRVTGSGFEVQDDGPGIPPEERDRVFEPFHRLRPRSTGSGLGLNLVQQIIERHDGRVSILSAPGGGTIMRAEFGLQ; encoded by the coding sequence ATGAAGCGAGGTCAGCCGTCGCTAAAGCGCCCCCTGATCGTCAAGCCGCTGATCTTCCAGCTTGCGACACTGCTCATCGCTTGCACATTCTTCATGGCTCTGGCGCTTCGCATGGACAGCGGCGGGCTCTATACCGACGAGGCGATCACCCCGGTGATCGCGCGCGCAATCGTCCGGGATCAGGGTGGTGGGCTCTCGATCCGCGAAACAGCCGAGCTCGCCGAGCTTCGTGATAAATCTCCCGACCTCTGGTTCGTTGCCGAGGACGATGTCGGCGGGAACGTGACGTTCGGCGACATCCCTTCGCAATATTCATCGCTTCTGGGCCAATTGAAGGATCTGTCCTATGCGCATCTGCGCGATCGCAATCCCCCGTATCGATTGTCAGCAGTCATCCGGCGCGAGATCGCTCCGGCAGGAACGCTGACGATCCTGGGACATGGCAAGCTGACAGGCGTCAGTCTTATCGTTCTGCTCGCGTCGAATGTCATTGTCATTCCCATCTTCCTCGCACTCGCGCTGATCTCGCTGTACGTGACGCCCTGGATCGTGCGGCAAGCACTTGCAGGCGTATCCAGGATCGCCAGGGAAGCTGAGCAGATCGATGCAAACCGGCGTGGGCGACGCCTGAGCGAGGAGCACGTGCCGAGTGAGATCGCGCCATTGGTGCGCGCGGTGAATGACGCCCTTCGACGGCTTGACGAGGGCTATGAACGGCAGCGGCGTTTCATCGCCTCCGCCGCGCACGAATTGCGCACGCCCATCGCCATCCTGCGCTTGAAAATTGATACGGCGACCGAGCCAGCGACACGCAAGCTAAGCGCCGATGTGGCACGCCTGAGCAATCTTGCCGAGCAAATGCTTGACATACAGCGCTTGGATGCCGAACGGGCCGACGAACGCGTCGATCTAGGAGATCTCGCCCGTCGCGTCGCCGCGGATCTGGCACCGCTATTTATTGCCTCGGTGCGCACGATAGAGGTGCAGATCGAAGGCGCGTCAGTGCTTCGTGGTGACGCGGGTGCGATCGAGCGGGTAATGACGAACCTTGTCCAGAACGCGATCGAGCACGGCGGGCACCATGTCATTTTGCGCGTGACAGGTTCCGGCTTCGAGGTTCAGGACGACGGTCCGGGCATACCCCCTGAGGAGCGCGATCGCGTCTTCGAACCCTTCCACCGCCTGAGACCACGGTCGACGGGAAGCGGCCTCGGCCTGAACCTGGTGCAGCAAATCATTGAGCGACACGATGGCAGAGTTTCGATCCTGAGCGCGCCCGGCGGCGGAACCATTATGCGTGCCGAATTCGGCTTGCAGTGA
- a CDS encoding ABC transporter substrate-binding protein, producing the protein MRKFLLATAALCALAASANAESVRMSVGSYNLNNLPFPVAASLGFYKEEGLDVTTENFAQGGSKVLQALVAGSTDVAVGFYDHTIQMQSQNKHVVGFVQLARNSGLVLAGKNDTDFDPAKPETIKGKKVGITSPGSSSDFFIRYYMKQHNLSDNDISIIGVGSGAAAVAALQQGKIDLLVNYDPAATIVVERGLGKILIDARSDQGAKDVYGGIYPTSVLYATQEYIDANPEVIQKVTNATVRALHWMKQHSAEEIVAKLPDDFVSGDKQTYIKAVEAAKAIFSEDGKFEPADLETPLAVLKSFNDAVAKATIDLNTTYTNKFVEAAASKGGN; encoded by the coding sequence ATGCGTAAATTTTTGCTTGCAACAGCAGCGCTCTGTGCGCTGGCAGCATCTGCCAATGCCGAATCCGTCAGGATGAGCGTAGGTTCCTATAACCTCAATAACCTGCCTTTCCCGGTGGCGGCGAGCCTCGGCTTCTACAAGGAAGAGGGGCTGGATGTCACCACCGAGAACTTCGCCCAGGGCGGCTCCAAGGTGCTTCAGGCACTCGTGGCCGGCTCCACCGACGTCGCCGTCGGGTTCTATGACCATACGATCCAGATGCAGTCGCAGAACAAGCACGTTGTTGGCTTCGTGCAGCTGGCGCGCAATTCCGGTCTGGTTCTCGCCGGTAAGAACGACACCGATTTCGACCCGGCCAAGCCTGAAACGATCAAGGGCAAGAAAGTGGGCATCACTTCGCCCGGTTCTTCGTCGGACTTCTTCATTCGCTACTACATGAAGCAGCACAATCTCAGCGACAACGATATCTCCATCATCGGTGTCGGCTCGGGCGCTGCGGCCGTGGCGGCACTGCAGCAGGGCAAGATTGATCTGCTCGTCAACTACGACCCTGCCGCGACCATCGTTGTGGAGCGCGGACTTGGCAAGATCCTCATCGATGCCCGCAGCGATCAGGGCGCGAAGGACGTCTATGGCGGCATCTATCCAACGTCGGTCCTCTACGCGACACAAGAATATATCGATGCCAATCCCGAGGTGATCCAAAAGGTCACCAACGCGACGGTTCGCGCGCTGCACTGGATGAAGCAGCATTCGGCGGAAGAAATCGTCGCGAAGCTCCCCGATGATTTCGTGTCCGGCGACAAGCAGACCTACATCAAGGCCGTCGAAGCGGCGAAAGCGATCTTCTCCGAAGACGGAAAGTTCGAGCCTGCCGACCTCGAAACGCCGCTTGCGGTTCTGAAAAGCTTCAACGACGCGGTTGCCAAGGCGACCATCGATCTCAACACCACCTACACCAACAAGTTCGTCGAGGCCGCGGCTTCGAAGGGCGGAAACTGA
- a CDS encoding ABC transporter permease — protein sequence MQAVNVRIIQVVLLVVLLGGWQLGVSSGAIDRFFFPAPYDIVKQVIAWVADTGFYKHVGITLSETVLGYVIGTGLGVGAGVWLGLSPFVARVLDPFIKAVNAIPRVVLAPIFVLWLGLGLWSKVALAVTLVFFVTFFNAMQGVREVNPVVLSNTRILGAKRSDLLRHVYFPAAASWILSSLRTSVGFAVVGAIIGEYLGASAGLGYLIARSEGNFDAVGVFAGIIILAVFVLIIDLILDVAEKKLITWRPNAGEERPA from the coding sequence ATGCAAGCCGTTAATGTTCGTATCATCCAGGTTGTTCTCCTGGTCGTTCTCTTGGGCGGATGGCAGCTCGGTGTTTCGTCAGGCGCCATCGATCGCTTCTTCTTCCCGGCGCCCTATGATATCGTCAAACAGGTCATCGCCTGGGTCGCCGACACAGGGTTTTATAAACACGTCGGCATCACGCTCAGCGAGACGGTGCTTGGCTATGTCATCGGCACCGGTCTCGGCGTCGGTGCTGGCGTCTGGCTCGGCCTCAGCCCCTTCGTCGCCCGTGTGCTTGATCCGTTCATCAAGGCCGTGAACGCTATTCCCCGTGTCGTTCTAGCCCCGATCTTCGTGCTCTGGCTCGGGCTTGGCCTTTGGTCGAAAGTTGCCCTTGCCGTCACGCTGGTTTTCTTCGTCACCTTCTTCAACGCCATGCAGGGTGTGCGCGAAGTGAACCCGGTCGTGCTTTCGAATACGCGTATTCTGGGTGCCAAGCGCTCGGATCTGCTGCGCCACGTCTATTTCCCGGCAGCGGCCAGCTGGATCCTGTCATCGCTTCGCACATCCGTCGGCTTTGCGGTGGTTGGCGCGATCATCGGTGAATATCTCGGCGCATCCGCCGGCCTCGGCTACCTGATTGCCCGCTCGGAAGGCAACTTCGATGCCGTCGGCGTCTTCGCCGGCATCATCATCCTCGCGGTCTTCGTTCTCATCATCGACCTCATTCTCGATGTGGCAGAGAAGAAGTTGATTACGTGGAGACCGAATGCGGGGGAGGAGCGGCCCGCCTGA
- a CDS encoding DUF1349 domain-containing protein — translation MFKSCVWHNEPQQWSLDDHALNVTTNKGSDFWRETYYGFTRDSGHFFGMQCQGDFTASLRIEARYEELYDQAGIMVRIDERHWIKAGIELSDGAACIGNVLTLGRSDWSTTTYAGDPSDLYLRVTVADGVLRIQTSADGLRWPLLKLCPFPKAQSYQVGPMCCTPEREGLEVQFSEFRVEPPLGKALHDLT, via the coding sequence ATGTTCAAGAGTTGTGTCTGGCACAATGAACCGCAGCAATGGTCGCTTGACGATCATGCCCTCAACGTTACGACCAACAAGGGCTCTGATTTCTGGCGCGAGACCTATTACGGTTTCACGCGCGACAGCGGCCATTTCTTCGGCATGCAATGTCAGGGCGATTTTACGGCGTCGTTGCGGATAGAGGCGCGTTATGAGGAACTCTATGATCAGGCGGGCATCATGGTTCGCATTGATGAGCGGCACTGGATCAAAGCGGGTATCGAGCTGTCGGACGGTGCCGCCTGCATCGGCAATGTCCTGACGCTTGGTCGTTCCGACTGGTCGACCACGACCTATGCCGGGGACCCATCCGATCTCTATCTCCGCGTCACTGTTGCTGACGGCGTGCTGCGTATCCAGACATCCGCGGACGGGCTCCGGTGGCCGCTTCTGAAACTTTGCCCCTTCCCGAAAGCGCAGTCCTATCAGGTCGGCCCCATGTGTTGCACACCGGAACGCGAGGGGCTTGAGGTCCAATTTTCTGAGTTCCGTGTCGAGCCTCCACTCGGCAAGGCCCTTCATGACCTCACCTGA
- a CDS encoding ABC transporter ATP-binding protein translates to MSSPARKLEPVPELKPQPMVAIDDVTMAFGAFVAVQNVNLKVGDGEFLSIVGPTGCGKSTILNAIAGLLKPAQGKVSIDGAAVQGVQNNIGYLFQQDALLPWKTAYQNVELGLLFRGVAEEERRAKVTAWLEKVGLKGFGDRFPHQLSGGQRKRVQMAQALITEPKVILMDEPFSALDIHTRHLMQNELLRLWQEDRRAVVMITHDLEEAIALGDRVVVLAAGPKSRVIESFPVDLERPRNVAEIKLDPKFMTLYRDIWASLRGEVEKSYASR, encoded by the coding sequence ATGTCTTCGCCAGCGAGAAAGCTAGAGCCCGTGCCGGAACTCAAACCCCAGCCAATGGTCGCAATCGATGACGTGACGATGGCATTTGGTGCCTTCGTTGCCGTCCAGAATGTCAATCTCAAGGTTGGCGATGGGGAGTTTCTCTCCATCGTCGGTCCAACGGGTTGCGGAAAATCCACCATCCTCAACGCCATCGCCGGCCTGCTGAAGCCCGCACAGGGCAAGGTTTCTATCGATGGCGCCGCCGTTCAGGGCGTGCAGAATAATATCGGCTACCTGTTCCAGCAGGATGCCCTTCTTCCCTGGAAGACGGCATATCAGAACGTGGAACTGGGGCTGCTATTCCGGGGCGTCGCCGAAGAGGAACGTCGCGCCAAGGTAACGGCCTGGCTCGAAAAGGTTGGACTGAAAGGTTTTGGCGACCGTTTCCCGCACCAGCTCTCAGGCGGCCAGCGCAAACGCGTGCAGATGGCGCAGGCGCTGATCACCGAGCCAAAGGTTATCCTCATGGATGAGCCCTTCTCGGCCCTGGACATTCACACGCGCCACCTGATGCAGAACGAATTGCTGCGGCTCTGGCAGGAAGACCGGCGCGCGGTGGTGATGATCACCCACGATCTGGAAGAGGCAATTGCTCTCGGCGATCGCGTCGTCGTCCTCGCCGCCGGCCCGAAGAGCCGCGTTATCGAGAGTTTCCCCGTCGATCTCGAACGGCCCCGCAACGTCGCCGAAATCAAACTCGATCCTAAATTCATGACGCTCTACCGCGATATCTGGGCGTCCCTGCGTGGCGAAGTGGAGAAAAGCTATGCAAGCCGTTAA
- a CDS encoding prolyl oligopeptidase family serine peptidase — protein sequence MVPLISRRRFGKAICALAVMAGTQRTGSAAEDKASVPSPHPDAKPIVYPQTKRDTVVETQFGVSVPDPYRWLEGEPRTDADVASWIDTQRRFTTQHLSHLPARDVFRRSLVSTFDYERVGIPQRSGGRYFFTRRAGGQNQPLLVMRDAAGQERILLDPATWSTDGTVAFAEWRASRDGKRVAYAVQDGGSDWRTIRVLDVATGKETSDVVQWARMTQIAWANDGSGFYYSRYPEPKPEVSDTTGLINHAIYFHRIGTPQADDTLFFATPSKPARVNSAGLTPDGRYMIIYSTDDLVHADVSVVDLDQRDQSPRTLIENSPDRWSVIGNVGTKLLLKATKGPERSKIVSVDLASSEPVFIDVVPEQDAHLTGAYIVGDRILAIYFVDVKFEMRRLRLDGSPDGVVKLPGMGSVHAVSGEPGNREAFILYGSFNQAETVYKYDVETGQLVAWVEPAIGADLASVTVEQRFFHSKDGTRVPMFIARRKDTVGPVPNLLTGYGAFGLMMPPAYSAMLTPWILQGGAVAFPNIRGGGEYGTTWHEAGRGLKKQNGFDDMIAAAEYLHASKIAPPNGIAIYGDSAGGLMVGAVVNQRPDLFGAALPSVGVMDMLRFDRFTGGALWLGEYGNPAREEDFRNLLSYSPYHNVKPGRHYPAILVTTGEADNRVVPTHSFKYIAALQALDLGPRPRLLRVDTGAGHGMGKPTTKVIEEAADMLAFAAHWTGLEIRR from the coding sequence ATGGTGCCGTTGATCTCCCGGCGACGCTTCGGCAAAGCAATCTGCGCGCTCGCTGTTATGGCGGGCACGCAGAGAACTGGTTCGGCGGCAGAAGACAAGGCGAGCGTTCCTTCGCCGCATCCTGATGCCAAACCGATCGTTTATCCCCAGACAAAGCGCGATACGGTCGTCGAGACGCAGTTCGGTGTGTCGGTGCCTGATCCTTATCGGTGGCTCGAGGGCGAGCCTCGCACCGACGCGGATGTCGCTTCCTGGATCGACACGCAGCGGCGCTTCACGACGCAGCATCTTTCCCACCTTCCTGCACGCGACGTGTTCCGCCGTTCGCTCGTCTCGACCTTTGACTATGAACGCGTCGGCATCCCGCAGAGGAGCGGGGGCCGCTATTTCTTTACGCGGAGAGCCGGGGGCCAGAACCAGCCCCTGCTGGTCATGCGTGATGCTGCCGGCCAAGAGCGCATTCTGCTTGATCCCGCGACATGGTCGACGGATGGCACCGTCGCGTTCGCGGAATGGAGAGCATCGCGGGACGGGAAACGCGTAGCTTATGCCGTTCAGGACGGTGGCAGCGACTGGCGCACCATCCGCGTCCTCGATGTGGCAACCGGCAAGGAGACGAGCGACGTTGTGCAATGGGCTCGCATGACGCAGATCGCATGGGCAAATGACGGATCGGGATTTTATTACTCGCGATACCCGGAGCCAAAGCCCGAAGTTTCGGACACCACCGGCCTTATCAACCATGCGATCTACTTCCATCGGATCGGTACGCCCCAGGCGGACGATACGCTGTTCTTCGCAACGCCGTCGAAACCCGCGAGGGTCAATTCCGCTGGGCTCACCCCCGACGGCCGTTACATGATCATCTATTCGACCGACGACCTGGTCCATGCAGATGTCTCGGTGGTCGACCTGGACCAGAGGGACCAATCACCTCGGACTTTGATTGAAAATTCGCCTGATCGGTGGTCTGTCATCGGCAATGTCGGGACAAAACTTCTGCTGAAGGCCACCAAGGGACCAGAGAGATCGAAGATCGTCAGCGTTGATCTCGCCAGTTCGGAGCCCGTCTTCATCGACGTCGTGCCCGAGCAGGACGCGCACTTGACCGGCGCATACATCGTTGGAGATCGCATACTGGCGATCTATTTCGTCGATGTAAAATTCGAGATGCGTCGGCTCCGGCTCGATGGAAGTCCCGACGGTGTTGTGAAACTGCCCGGCATGGGTAGCGTGCACGCTGTTTCTGGCGAACCGGGCAATCGAGAAGCCTTCATCCTCTATGGGAGCTTCAACCAGGCCGAGACCGTCTACAAATACGACGTCGAGACCGGACAGCTGGTTGCCTGGGTAGAGCCCGCGATCGGCGCGGATCTGGCGTCGGTCACTGTCGAACAGCGCTTCTTCCATTCAAAGGATGGCACGCGCGTGCCGATGTTCATCGCGCGCCGGAAGGACACGGTCGGCCCGGTCCCGAACCTTCTGACCGGCTACGGCGCATTTGGGCTCATGATGCCACCGGCTTATTCCGCGATGCTGACGCCATGGATATTGCAGGGCGGCGCGGTCGCTTTCCCCAACATACGTGGCGGCGGCGAATACGGCACGACGTGGCACGAGGCAGGACGCGGCCTGAAGAAACAAAACGGCTTTGATGATATGATCGCCGCAGCCGAATATCTGCACGCGAGCAAGATTGCGCCGCCAAATGGGATTGCGATCTACGGCGATTCCGCCGGCGGCTTGATGGTCGGTGCGGTCGTCAACCAGCGTCCGGACCTGTTTGGGGCGGCTCTGCCAAGCGTCGGCGTCATGGATATGCTGCGCTTCGACAGGTTCACCGGCGGCGCGTTATGGCTCGGCGAATACGGCAATCCTGCCCGCGAGGAGGACTTCCGCAATCTGCTGTCGTACTCGCCGTATCACAACGTCAAGCCGGGCAGGCACTATCCGGCGATCCTGGTAACGACGGGTGAAGCAGATAATCGCGTGGTGCCGACCCATAGCTTCAAATATATCGCCGCGCTGCAGGCCCTTGATCTCGGGCCGCGCCCACGGCTACTGCGGGTCGACACCGGGGCGGGCCACGGCATGGGCAAGCCGACGACCAAGGTAATCGAGGAGGCAGCCGACATGCTGGCGTTTGCAGCTCATTGGACGGGTCTCGAAATAAGAAGGTAA
- a CDS encoding 4-oxalomesaconate tautomerase, with protein sequence MNDLLKIPCVLMRGGTSRGPFFLASDLPRDQAQRDAALLSIMGSGHPLQIDGIGGGNPVTSKVAIIGPSTVKGADIDYLFAQVRTDRQYVDYSPNCGNMLAAVGPFAIEAGLVEAKGNDTLVRIHNVNTGKLIEAKVPTRGREVIYLGDASIDGVPGLAAPIALTFMDAAGAKTGKLLPTGNAVDMIDGVAVTAIDCAIPMVLMRAADLGVTGYEQPQALTDNRDLIERMSRIRVEAGKLMGMGDVTDMVIPKPVLIAPARKGGTLSVRYFMPNDCHPALATTGAVGIATAAVTPGSVAYDVAGGLSVPALVRIEHPAGRLDVQLEMRNGTITAGLVRTARRLFEGFAFAKPIAAIEDAA encoded by the coding sequence ATGAACGATCTGCTCAAGATACCCTGTGTGCTGATGCGCGGCGGAACATCGCGTGGACCGTTCTTTCTCGCTTCCGATCTGCCCCGTGATCAAGCTCAACGGGACGCGGCCCTGCTCTCCATCATGGGTTCAGGCCACCCCCTGCAGATCGACGGCATTGGCGGTGGAAATCCGGTAACGTCGAAAGTGGCCATCATCGGTCCCTCCACGGTCAAAGGCGCCGATATTGATTATCTTTTTGCGCAGGTTCGCACCGATCGGCAATATGTCGATTACTCGCCAAATTGCGGAAACATGCTGGCAGCTGTCGGCCCCTTCGCAATCGAGGCGGGACTTGTCGAGGCCAAGGGCAACGACACGCTGGTGCGCATTCACAACGTGAACACCGGTAAGCTGATCGAGGCGAAAGTCCCGACGCGCGGCCGCGAGGTGATTTATCTCGGTGACGCTTCGATCGATGGCGTACCGGGGCTTGCCGCGCCGATCGCGCTGACCTTCATGGATGCTGCCGGTGCGAAAACCGGTAAGTTGCTGCCGACGGGCAATGCTGTCGACATGATCGACGGCGTGGCGGTGACGGCAATCGATTGCGCCATTCCGATGGTGCTTATGCGCGCCGCCGATCTTGGCGTCACCGGTTATGAGCAACCACAGGCACTTACCGACAACCGCGATCTTATCGAGCGGATGAGCCGCATTCGTGTCGAAGCCGGTAAGCTGATGGGCATGGGCGACGTGACGGACATGGTGATTCCAAAGCCGGTGCTGATCGCGCCTGCGCGCAAAGGCGGCACGCTTTCGGTCCGATATTTCATGCCGAATGATTGCCATCCCGCGCTTGCGACGACAGGCGCTGTCGGCATCGCGACCGCCGCGGTGACGCCAGGGTCTGTTGCCTATGATGTGGCTGGAGGACTGTCCGTGCCCGCACTCGTCCGTATCGAACATCCGGCCGGCCGGCTCGATGTTCAGCTGGAAATGCGCAATGGCACAATAACGGCTGGCCTCGTCAGAACCGCCCGCAGACTTTTTGAAGGCTTTGCCTTTGCCAAACCCATCGCTGCAATTGAAGACGCAGCTTAA
- a CDS encoding TetR/AcrR family transcriptional regulator, with product MARPREFDRDAALEKALRVFWAKGFAATSTDDLREAMGIGRQSLYGAFGDKRKLYLEALDAYQQRTTSAHLKRLSAGNPIEGIKNLLSGLVAEEDEERALGCMGVGSVGEFGVTDAELNERRNVFGELLSREITARIREGQQQGSIAPKLDPGEAAAFVLMTMNGLQVAARGGASSTHLKAMARFATERLKN from the coding sequence ATGGCAAGACCGAGAGAATTCGACCGCGATGCGGCACTCGAAAAAGCGTTGAGGGTGTTCTGGGCGAAAGGTTTCGCGGCGACGTCCACGGATGATCTGCGAGAAGCGATGGGAATAGGCCGCCAGAGTCTCTACGGCGCGTTTGGCGACAAGCGAAAGCTATATCTTGAGGCGCTGGATGCGTACCAGCAGAGAACGACCTCCGCACATCTCAAGCGGCTGTCCGCCGGTAACCCGATAGAAGGAATCAAGAACTTGCTGTCAGGTCTTGTCGCCGAAGAAGATGAAGAGCGAGCGCTTGGATGCATGGGCGTTGGATCGGTTGGCGAGTTTGGCGTGACGGATGCCGAGCTCAATGAACGCAGAAATGTCTTTGGCGAGCTGCTTTCCCGAGAAATCACGGCGAGAATTCGGGAAGGGCAGCAACAGGGAAGTATAGCCCCGAAACTCGATCCAGGCGAGGCCGCAGCATTCGTGCTGATGACGATGAACGGTCTCCAAGTTGCAGCACGCGGCGGAGCATCGAGCACGCACCTCAAAGCGATGGCCCGCTTCGCGACGGAGCGGCTCAAGAACTAA
- a CDS encoding SDR family NAD(P)-dependent oxidoreductase, which produces MMGRLQGNIAVITGGNSGIGLATAKRFVAEGAEVFITGRRQEELDRAVEAIGGGVTAVQGDVSRLDDLDRLFETVREKSGRIDILFANAGLGTFAPLGAIDEASFDQTFNVNVKGTLFTVQKALPLMQRGGSIILTGSTTGSMGTAAFSVYSATKAAIRNFARSWALDLKGSGIRVNVLSPGATETPGLKGLVTPAEESALLQGLAAQIPLGRVANPEEIAAVALFLASEDSSFMTGGEVFADGGAAQI; this is translated from the coding sequence TTGATGGGCAGACTTCAAGGCAATATTGCCGTCATCACAGGCGGAAACAGTGGGATCGGTCTGGCGACAGCGAAGCGGTTCGTTGCAGAGGGCGCCGAAGTATTCATCACCGGCCGCCGTCAAGAGGAACTCGACAGGGCGGTTGAAGCTATTGGTGGTGGAGTGACGGCTGTACAGGGCGATGTGTCGCGGCTGGACGATCTCGATCGGTTGTTCGAAACGGTGCGGGAGAAGAGCGGGCGAATTGACATCCTCTTCGCGAATGCAGGTTTAGGCACATTCGCCCCGCTCGGAGCGATCGACGAGGCGTCTTTCGATCAGACATTCAACGTCAACGTCAAAGGGACGTTGTTCACCGTGCAGAAAGCACTTCCGCTTATGCAGAGGGGCGGATCGATCATCTTAACCGGATCGACAACCGGCTCTATGGGAACTGCAGCGTTCAGCGTCTACAGCGCCACAAAGGCAGCAATCCGCAACTTTGCCCGCAGCTGGGCCTTAGATCTTAAGGGGTCGGGTATCCGGGTTAATGTGCTATCGCCCGGCGCCACGGAGACACCTGGTCTGAAGGGTCTGGTAACACCTGCAGAGGAGTCTGCGCTGCTTCAAGGTCTAGCGGCACAGATTCCGCTCGGCCGGGTTGCAAATCCCGAAGAGATTGCGGCTGTCGCCCTCTTTCTTGCTTCAGAAGATAGCAGCTTCATGACCGGCGGCGAAGTCTTTGCTGACGGTGGCGCAGCGCAGATTTAG